A segment of the Phoenix dactylifera cultivar Barhee BC4 chromosome 15, palm_55x_up_171113_PBpolish2nd_filt_p, whole genome shotgun sequence genome:
ACAGTTCTGTCATTTGCATTCTGAAATTTAAtggcatttttctttttatgtaaAATTGGTTTTAGGTTTGTCACGCCCCGACCCCAAAATGCACCCCAAACCCAAAGTGCAATAGATGCCGCATACTTGTAGGGCGGACCATGTAAGCATGCAAGACTATAGATCAAGTCATAATGATCTCAAAGCAACAATAATAATTCTTTTATTATTGAAAACTAATTTAGCCAAGTTCTATACAAAATTATTCTCATAATTAATTGTTCCAGAGTGACAGAAGTCAACATGCGCTAACTATCGAATAAACTATTCTAACTAGTCtgactaaaatgccaataatataaggtatcttcagaagatctagcacataccctaagtTCCGAGCAATCATTTATCTAGATCTAAaacatagaaaaaaaatataataatgagctacactagcctacTAAGCAATATAACATCCCAAAATGGAGTTAAAGCATGCCAAATAATTAGTTAAAGTACAAAATATTgacaaaaaattaaattatttctCAATAATACATATTTctcttttgaaatttattattatttttataaactaATACCAAAAATTCAACATCAGGCTATAGCCACAAATCTAGTGGCATGAGTCAGAATGCATAAAGTGTCAAATACCAGTATTATTAACCATCAATGGTACGATGTCTAAAtatcactattctaatcactaaTGGTAACGTATCGAAATCAGTTTCTCAGATTATAAGTCGATAGGGCCAATGAATAATCCTCATTAGCAGAGACAGATCATAGCCGTGcggagaatacatatatataaaacaaaattttcataatttgCCCAATCACATTTTTTGGTTTTCATAACATAGTACCTAAcacattttaaaaatattttctatcataACATTATCACGTCCAACCCATTTAactaaatataaaatagatatcttaatcaaatttaattaactaattattattttactaaaaatttgaaaaacatactttgaatcattaggttacttacctcttcttgcTTCAAAATTCCATCGTATTTAGATGGatcaattttatttgttttaatatcattaaagtattattaattttattactATCTTAGAAGCTAAATAAAGTTAAAAATTAAGATACTATTGGAAATACGATCTTATGTCCAAATCAACATAAATGAAAGGCAATGTCAATCAGGCAGCGATACCCAACTGCATGGGTCAGTTTGAATAAGGTGAACTGAATTGATTAAGATTAGACATAATTTAAGTGATTCAATGAAGGTTAATGATGACAGAATTTTAAAGAGATCTGACAATGCCGAGGTAACTAGCCAGCCTATTGCCCAGATGTCAGGATCTTAAACCAAGATCTCTAGGCATacgtagagagagaaagagggacaagagagagagagaaaatacagaaaaacaaattagaagaaagaggaaacgaagaggaaagagaggagaaagaaaagaagaagaagaaagaggaaggaggaggtgaGGGCTATAGTCAAGTGGCCGTGGCGGTAGACAGCCGAAAGATCGGCGATAGAGGCGACCGACGGCGGTGACAGGGTGGCCAACGatgaaaagaagaggaacaaaGGTCCGAAAATAGGGGTGTCagctcctctctttcttccttcatgATCTTTGATAATGGGTTTCCAGTGATCGCCCAAGGCATCAAAAGGGACAAGCTGCCATCTTCGATGATAAGTGCCAACAGCGGAGGAGGCCAGAAATAGAACAATAACAGAGATTTTTGGATCGAAAAACAAGGGATGAACATAACCCCTTCTTTCACGAATTTTTTGGGCGAAAATGCAGCCAATGATGAGACCGACCGGTGAACGAGGAaacaaaggagaagaagatcaaGGTGCCTACCCGTGCTTCCCGCGAGAGATTTGCTGTGTTTTTCGGCAAGAATGGGAGCTGATGTCGTCAGCAATCAAGAGAATGGAGGAGAAAAAAATGATGGCAATTGTGAGGATCTTCCGGTGAGAATGAACTAGGGAGAGCTGATGGCTTAAATAGAAGCGGAGGCTAGGATAAGCCTAGCCTCTGACAGAGTCCGTGGTGGAGGAGgacttttcctttttctccgCCATGGTTCACCAGGGCTCTGCCCTGTTTTGAATGGAAAGAGGGCCTTCGGGCTCTCACTTTTACCAACTTGATGCTTCTATTTATTGTGAAGTTACAAATGTTAGATATACACGTAAATTAGTTTCTACAAGGCCTTTTATCACACTTGTTAACAGTAAAATATCTCAACTTGTTAGTACATGTCCTACTGTTGCGGGCAATTCTTAAGACCACTATCACAACCTCACTTTGTCACTTTGATTACCAACATAGATGTATTCCATTACTTATATTTTAGGTTTGTCCTTTGatgaaacacatttttttatgtttatcaGATGTATTTTGATCCTCATAGTTTCATTATTATATAATGCTAGTATTTGCAACTTGGCTCTTGTACTGTCTTACAAGCACGATGATAACCATAGAAACAGATGAAATAACTCTTGcctcctttgttttttttaatacgCATAATGATTTTGGCACTAAGTTGGCCATCCTTTCTATCTAACGATAGATATACACTATGAGTCTAATTATTCCTAATTACGAAACTAATTCTGCTCTTATAAACTAAAACTTATGTGTTAGTTTATAATTGGATATTTGTTTCATAAGATGTCTTGGTATCTTGGATGGTAGAATTGTCAGAGATCTGTCGAGTTGAATTTTCGCATTCACCTTTGCACTGTGCTCACTTGTAGCAGGTTATTTTAGCTTCTTCGATTAAGCTCCGTGTTGAGTGGAAGTATAACTCAAATATATATTATGGGATTCACTATGTCTGATTTGGGTTACAATTTTGTTTTGGCATTTTTCTCTCCCTCAGTTTCATTCTGTACTGGGTGTCAAACATCATTTTCACTTGATTTCCAAATTTTTGATTGTATATAATCATAAAGGATGCAAAttattctcttttatttttcatttccaCCAACAAGATGCCATGTATTTATATGATACATGACTATTGCCACTGGCCTCTGCTTGTACTCATTGACCACTCCATGTCCCTACAGGGAAAAACAGTGACTTTAACCATGACACATCCAAGCCAGCAATCACTTTTACTCCAAAACGGTTTAACTGAACCAACCACTTCATCTGGTTAAACCGGTTCAGAGAGAGTTTTAGACCAATATCCTTTGGTCTAATttcggggagggagagagagagagagcgcgcgcgcactggatgagccgactctccTCCCACCTCTCTGACCTCTCACTCTCCGCGCAACGCTTCCGCCACCTCCTAAAGGCCTGCATCGCCGGCCGAGACGTCGCCGCCGGCCGCGCCCTCCACGGCCTCTACGTGAAGTCCGCCGTGCCCCCCTCCACCTATTTCGCCAACCACCTCGTCCTCCTTTACTCCAAATGCGGCCAGCTCTCCCTCGCCCGCCGCTCGTTCGACGAAATCGCCCAGCCAAATGTCTTCTCCTACAACGCTCTCCTCGCCGCCTACGCCCGCGACTACCCCGCCGACGTCTCTCGCTGCCTCTTCCTGCAAATCCCCGATCCCGACCTTGTCTCCTACAATACTCTCCTCTCGGCGTATGCCGCCGAGGGCCGGGCTTCAGAGGCCCTCCAGCTCTTCTCCAACATGCGCCGCCTGGGCTCCGACATGGATGGATTTACTCTCTCCTCTGTTATTTCTTCTCTCACCGTTGGCGTCGACCAGTTGCACTCGCTCGCCATTTTCTCCGGTCTCGATTCTTATGTCTCTGTTAACAATGCTCTGATCAGTGCTTACAGTAAAGGCGGGAACTTGGATGAAGCCAAGCGGGTGTTCGAAGAAATGGGATTTTCTCGAGATGGAGTTTCCTGGAATTGTATGATAGTGGCTTATGGGCAACACAGGGAGGGGCCGAGAGCTCTCAAGTTGTTTCAAGAAATGGTCAGGAGAGGCTTCGAGGTTGACATGTTCACTCTGGCGAGTGTGCTGACCGCGTTCACGAGTGTGAAAGATTTGCTGGGTGGCGAACAATTTCATGCTCAGCTGATTAAGAGTGCGTTCGAGAGAAATTCACATGTGGGCAGTGGACTTATTGATCTGTACTCGAAGTGCGGCAGGATTCTTGATGCGAGGAAGGTGTTTGAAGAGGTAGATGAGCCTGACTTGGTTTTGTGGAATACGATGATATCAGGGTACTCTTTGAATGATGAGTTTTCTGAGGAGGGTCTTTATTGCCTTCGAGAGATGCAGCGAGCTGGGTTTCGCCCCGACGATTGCAGCTTTGTGTGTGCTATCAGTGCTTGCTCGAACTTATCATCGCCATCCCAAGGGAAGCAAATGCATGCATTAGCCATCAAGTCTGAGTTCCCAAACAACCAAGTTTCGGTTAACAATGCATTGATTGCCATGTACTCGAAATGCGGTAACTTCAAAGATGCTCACAGACTGTTCAAGAGGATGCAAGAATGTAACACAGTCTCCTTCAATTCGATGATTGCAGGTTATGCTCAGCATGGGCTAGGAAACGAGGCACTGGTTCTGTTCAAGGAGATGATTGACTCAAACTATGATCCCACAAGCATCACTTTTATTTCAGTACTCTCTGCATGTGCTCACACTGGAAGGGTTGAGGAAGGTCGGGACTATTTCAATTCCATGAATCAAAAGTATGGTATCGAACCAGGTGAAGAGCATTACTCGTGCATGATCGACCTTCTTGCCCGTGCTGGAAAATTTGAGGAAGCTGAGGAGCTGACCAGGACAATGCCTTTCGATCCAGGATCAATTGGATGGGCTGCGTTGCTTGGTGCTTGTAGGACTCATGGGAATGCAGATCTTGGAGCAAAGGCAGCGGAGAAGCTCCTTCAGCTGGAGCCTTCGAATGCGGCTGCCTATGTGATGCTCTCAAACATGTATGCAAGCACAGGGAGATGGGATGAGGTTGCTACAGTTCGGAAACTTATGAAAGATCGAGGGGTTAGGAAGAAGCCTGGTTGTAGTTGGATTGAAGTGGAGAAGAGGATTCATGTGTTTGTGGCGGATGATGTTTCACACCCGAGGATTAAGGAGATTTATGAATTCTTGGAGGAGATGTCAAGGAAGATGAAGCAGGCTGGGTATGTACCAGATGTGAGATGGGCTTTGGCAAGGGATAATGTTATAGAAGGGAAAACAAGGTTGGGCCACCATAGTGAGAAGCTTGCTGTTGCATTTGGGTTAATCAGCACTGGAGAAGGAGTGCCGATACTGGTGGTGAAGAACCTTAGGATATGTGGGGATTGCCACAATGCAATCAAGTTCATTTCTGCAATAGTTGGAAGAGAAATTACTATCAGGGACGGGCATAggtttcattgtttcagggaaGGGAGTTGCTCTTGTGGAGACTACTGGTGAACATCTCTGTGACTTGAGAGGAAAGGGTCCTGCCATTTGGAATGCCACTGCCTGCTGCTGTGGTAACGTATAAGTTGATCACAATTCCATGACTTGCACTCAAAGTGTCAATATATACAGCATTCCATGACAAGCTAATACAAAGCAGCGTGTGAAGCTATCTTCCATGGAGTCCAGTGAATGTCATCCATCTTGACTTAGCAGTCAAAGCAGTAGATTTATCACCAATGGCCAAATATTCTGAGATCCCATTTGTTCACAAATGCTTGCTACAGCTTCCATCTGATGCAGGTTGCAGGTTGTAAAGAATTACAGATCATCAATGAAGAGGAGCAATGAGTCGCAGCATGTCATGAATTTCTTGACATGGcttgcacatattctgaagaAAAAATTCTGTTGATTTAGtccattttttttggtacaagttGATTTAGTCCAATTAAGGAGGTAAACTTTTTTCAGTCTTCTTTTCAATTCACTAATCTAAAAGACTTGAATATAACCATGAAGATTCAATACAATTTTTTTAGGACATCTCTCAGTCATTCCTTGGTCTGTATCACTCACATTCAGCTTTTATCTGAAGGTAACTTATTATTGACTTCCAGGTTCTCATATCCTTCAGTGACTTCAACTCAGGAATGGCTAGGTGAACTAGTAAGTAATGAGTACTTCATGGGTATTCTGCTACAATTCAGCTTTCTATTGAGCAGACTTATGCAAGGTACCATCTGCCATGTGGCAATACCGAAGGCACTCTAGATCCACATCTGGAAATTTGTTACATGCCGACGTATCTTTGTCTCTGCATGGTTCTCCTTTTCTATGTAAACTGTAGTCTCAAATAAGGTGAGTGGATGCTGGTAACTTAAGAGCTTGTTGCCATCATTGGGTATTTAGGTGCTACCATAATGCCGATGCATTTCTTTGTTGTCAATATCTCATATTTTCATAGGACATCAACAAATGATTCAAGCGTAAGCAGCGCATAGACAGGATTAGAGGTTTCTGCGAAGAATTTGTAATGAACAAAAATGAAGGTTGGATGTAATGGATAAGAATAAGCAATTCTTTCTTATTGTTTTTATCAgaataaaaataagaatcagTTACAGGAATCTGTTTGCCTGAAAACAACCCATtgaaatgctgaaattcttATTATTGCATCTCATTCATTTGATATTTCATGAGCGATGAGCTGGCTTACAGTTAATGTACCAGTCCCTATTCTTCAACATTAGATGGTGACCATGTCAATCATGAGAGGCCATTcaaatccttctaagttcaagttCTCTCATATATCTTTCTAATGCATTTACAGTAGTTTTGGAAAGTTCTAGCATATTCTGGTTTTTGCTGCACATAAAATATCATCTCCTATGcctattcatcattttattttatatcactgTCTTTCTTCTGGTAATCTTGCGAACTTCATCCTTCCTAGTTTTACTTCGCATTGTTCCTGGATGTCAATCCTTGTAAATTAGAtaacttttttttgtttcagtttcCCTTTTTTGGCAGTTCCTTTTTAATCAACATGGTAAAAAATGCTTATTTGAAACAAAAAGAGATGACTAAAAATTTTAGCTCTGAAGCAGCAACTTTTGATGGCCTGGAAGGAGATGGAGCAAGGAACCATATTTTTGAACAGATGACATCATCAGCCAAGGTTGGTGTCGATATGTATACCAATCCATATAGCAAATCGACAAAGTTAGCAACGAAGGCTTGCAGGAGAGCCactattattatttgatttcgTGTTTTTATGTTTGTTTGCGTTCGGTTGTGGAGCAAAACAGGAATAATGCCTGGGATACGCTTTATTGCTGCCGAACAGGTTTAATTTTCCTGGAATGCCAGGAGGTCTGTATTGACAAGCAGTACTCTTCAAGGAGAATAACAGGGTACGAAGAGACGTATGCAGTATTTCGAAAAAAACAAAGGTACTTAGTATTTATAGAGGATGATTTCATTTTCTAGATGGCTGTTAGTTTGCCTTAGTAATTTATAAAGGATGACTTGAATAGATTTAGAGTGCGATAGATGTGAGTTCCTGAGCAGGTTCATCACCCATTTTtgccttctgttttttggtagAGCATTTTTCGGTAAGAGAAtacattttttgtatttttttggaCGAGGCAAAAGAAATGGGCAGAGCTAGCAGTCTTTCTTGCCGAAAACTTGCACTTCAAAATAAAAGAGCCACATAACATTTCAGGATCCACATAAaacagctatatatatatatactatgtGTGGACAGACAAATTTTTCTTAGTGTACTGGGGGAAAAACCAGATTATTACTGCAACAACATACTCTAATGACTGCCAACTTCGAAAACCTAGCAGGCTAGCGCTGATACTCAGCATAGTCAGGATGGCGTACAATATCTTGTTACTCACAAGAATGAGTATGAAGTCCTTCCATAAGAACTGAACAGTACTGGTGCTCCATTTCCTTGTTAGCAAGTTATTGTCAAGAAAGTCAACTAAACAGCTTCTTGAGAAAAGTAATCCCCTGATATACGCACCATGATCATTTTGGCACTGGTCCGCTAATCAAGAAGATTAAAGAGGACTCAACTTTGGATCGGAGAAAAATCCTGTCAAAAAAGGAAGCATCAGATTGGAAGCCATGAATAAGGCCTGTGCTTGTGGAAGAAAACTCTCTAAGTCAAACTATTGAAACATAAAGCAAGTATTCAATAATCTAAAGGTGACCTCTCGACGCCCTTGAGCCATAAGAAAAGAATAACCATTACCAGGCTATAGGCTTTGTGACACCAAGTTGCAACGAGTCTGTGGAAGTTTTCATAAGATCTTTGATACAGCTGCAAGTTTAATGTTCTTTGTCAAACACCATAACAAgatccagaaaaattttaaTTGCAGCTCATGCCTTGAAATAAGAAGTAATATGTTTGTTTTTCTGGTGATTTATTGAATTAACAGAATAAATTTTCATAAGAGACTGGGTTACAACAATTCTCTTCATGTAATATTATTTCAGGCATGGAAGACAAGCACAAAGTTTCAACAACGCACCTATTGTTCAGCTGCTTTCTCACCATCCGCAGCGTAAGGTCTCCATTTCCTATCATAAGGTCCAATTTTCTCTTGTGGAGATGGTTTCTGTGTATTCAACTTCTCATCAATGAGGTTCAGTAACTCTTGCAAGCCAATTCCCATCACCGCAGAAGTTTGCACACAGTTGGGATTCTTGGATTCATTACGTATTGCAGGACCTGTCATTTTCCAGTCTACTGGCGACTCGGCCTCTTGTTCATCAAGATCTTGCAGACCCTCTTCTGCTGACAGCTCAGAAGCCATGTCATCTTCGTCTATGGGCTCATCAGATAACTCAGGTGTCATATCATCAACATTTTCCTGATTCTCTTCCTGTGACAACTCAGAGACCATGTCATCCTCATTTATAGGCTCACCAGATGGCAACTCAGATGCCATATCATTCTCTGCTTCTGAAAATTCCCCATCTTCTTGCTCTTCACCTTCCCCTAGACAATCATCTTGGCCTAGAAATTCACCAGCTCCAATGTTCTTGTCCACAAGATCAATCTGACCAAGTTTCAAAATTCAGCAGATATCATATCTTAACCAAGAATATGAGTACCTATTTTTCATTACAAGAGGTTTTTAACATCTGTGACCAACAATGTGTAAAGAAAGTACTTTGTTCCAAACTTCAATCATATTCTGAATCTTTTCCTCTGACACTCCAATCTGTTGCAGTACTTGCAGTACGGTTAAGCGCTGCTCATCAAGATCAGGTGCACTGGAGTCTAAAACGTGCTGTACACACACCCAAAAATAACTGTTAAGATATTCTTGTCCTCAATCATGGCAACATCTATTGATTTTACCGAAGAAAATAAGAGGACATGGGTATAGAACTGCAATAAGCTTCTACTATTTCCTGCAGATAATCTAGCTCACTAGTTCACCAACTATGCTCAACAGCCATCAGAGGACAATGCCCCTGAGGCATAATCAACAATTTATTACAAGAATAAATAGCAAAAGCTAACATATAGTCAAGatattagaaaataaattaacATGTGCAATTATCAGAGAATATGCACATATCGATCTGCTTTCAATTATTTCTAGACTTGTATATGCAAGTATGCATTTACCAAATGAACATATGACCACACCAGTAAGTGAAGAAGTAGGTCTTTAGGAGCCATTTGTATGCACAGACTGGATATTGTCATTGCCATCACATCGCCTCCCTAAACCTTATGCTGTAAATCTTAACAGCAACCCAGATAAGATACATCCTCTGGAATGTAAATGCTCAAGCATGCAATAACGTGCTTGCTTACATTACCTGCACACAAACATGTGTGTAGGTGACTCTCTAAAGAGTAGGATAAAGATGCGATGTAGATTGTGTAGATCTGTTatatcttgattatactcctgaGCAAGTGTACTAAATTATACTCTCAAGTGGCCAACTTGCACTGTTCAATTCAACTAATGCTCCCAGAAAACTGAATTTCAATTCTTGTGCTGGATATACAAAAAACTTTGAAAGTAAATAA
Coding sequences within it:
- the LOC103704314 gene encoding pentatricopeptide repeat-containing protein At3g49710, coding for MSRLSSHLSDLSLSAQRFRHLLKACIAGRDVAAGRALHGLYVKSAVPPSTYFANHLVLLYSKCGQLSLARRSFDEIAQPNVFSYNALLAAYARDYPADVSRCLFLQIPDPDLVSYNTLLSAYAAEGRASEALQLFSNMRRLGSDMDGFTLSSVISSLTVGVDQLHSLAIFSGLDSYVSVNNALISAYSKGGNLDEAKRVFEEMGFSRDGVSWNCMIVAYGQHREGPRALKLFQEMVRRGFEVDMFTLASVLTAFTSVKDLLGGEQFHAQLIKSAFERNSHVGSGLIDLYSKCGRILDARKVFEEVDEPDLVLWNTMISGYSLNDEFSEEGLYCLREMQRAGFRPDDCSFVCAISACSNLSSPSQGKQMHALAIKSEFPNNQVSVNNALIAMYSKCGNFKDAHRLFKRMQECNTVSFNSMIAGYAQHGLGNEALVLFKEMIDSNYDPTSITFISVLSACAHTGRVEEGRDYFNSMNQKYGIEPGEEHYSCMIDLLARAGKFEEAEELTRTMPFDPGSIGWAALLGACRTHGNADLGAKAAEKLLQLEPSNAAAYVMLSNMYASTGRWDEVATVRKLMKDRGVRKKPGCSWIEVEKRIHVFVADDVSHPRIKEIYEFLEEMSRKMKQAGYVPDVRWALARDNVIEGKTRLGHHSEKLAVAFGLISTGEGVPILVVKNLRICGDCHNAIKFISAIVGREITIRDGHRFHCFREGSCSCGDYW